The following proteins are co-located in the Escherichia fergusonii ATCC 35469 genome:
- a CDS encoding TOPRIM and DUF927 domain-containing protein, with product MTIQTVTQISAAARGKWPVILQMLRIDVPENGRHGPCPKCGGKDRFRLDDLDGRGTWICSQCGNGDGLDLVKLVTGYSVRKAAQEVAQVLNVPDVQELPVKPARQKAPKRDMGLTVAALMKESHTGESAYLTGKGFAGYPASLTGSVQHISGKDFPAGSLLLPLTTNTGAVTGAQLIAPTGEKSILPGSTMKGAFVSLSPLPSEPPVQVVITEGYATALTVSQLTAGCVVAAISAGNLPNVAQSLRARWPEVKIIIAGDNDFQDGGENPGRAFAERAAKAVGGWMTLPPGEIKADWNDFHREHGITRAREAFRNGLVLCGEGRTQLPHGFRLTQEYLWYEKQVQRNGETEIQNVKICSPLRVTAITCDADGGNFGRLLEWEDTWGECRRWAMPMEMLSGSGEELRRVLLVNGLSYISTTGEARARLMEYISLCKPERRVTCVSRTGWHGQVYVLQDEVSGEGAEGVILQTTSVQGRDFRVSGTTEEWREHVSRYCTGNSRVAFAVSLAFAAPLLRLVGMDGGGYHLKGESTDGKTTTMKAATSVCGGPDYWQTWRATGNALEGCASRRNDAAMMLDEIREVDGREAGNIAYMLANGQGKGRAGTDGELRTRKQWRLLFFSTGELSLTEHAAKAGERTFAGMEVRMIQIPSDSGKFGVFEELHGFDSGKALAEHLEWATSCYYGSPFREWLKALTADLNGLTAQAKSLMKEYAAALTPKDAGNQVGRAVNRFALVAMAGELATRLGITGWPEGEALRATRVCLNAWLKDRGHTANQEDIAALEQVRSFFTANQYSRFADWYDERNRPGNMVGWRRVEKGSTAQGTEAVTTFYVMPSGWKEICRGFDPRKVARLCADRGYLLPSTDGKLQTTIRPPEMNPRRLYVFNSEVPG from the coding sequence ATGACAATACAGACGGTTACGCAGATTTCAGCCGCCGCACGGGGGAAATGGCCCGTTATTCTGCAGATGCTGCGTATTGATGTACCTGAAAACGGCAGGCACGGTCCCTGCCCGAAATGTGGGGGCAAGGATCGTTTTCGCCTTGATGACCTTGACGGGCGCGGGACGTGGATCTGCAGCCAGTGTGGCAATGGTGACGGTCTGGATCTGGTTAAGCTCGTAACCGGTTACAGCGTCAGAAAGGCTGCGCAGGAGGTGGCGCAGGTGCTTAATGTGCCGGATGTGCAGGAACTGCCTGTTAAGCCTGCCAGACAAAAAGCCCCTAAACGCGACATGGGTCTTACCGTGGCGGCGCTGATGAAAGAGAGCCACACGGGAGAAAGCGCCTATCTGACAGGAAAAGGGTTCGCCGGATACCCGGCCTCTCTGACCGGAAGCGTGCAGCATATCAGCGGTAAGGATTTTCCTGCCGGTTCCCTGCTGTTACCACTCACGACCAACACCGGAGCCGTGACCGGTGCACAGCTTATCGCCCCGACGGGTGAAAAAAGCATACTGCCCGGCAGCACGATGAAAGGCGCGTTTGTGTCGCTCAGCCCGTTACCGTCTGAACCACCGGTACAGGTGGTGATTACCGAAGGTTACGCTACGGCGCTGACGGTAAGCCAGCTCACTGCCGGATGCGTAGTGGCTGCCATATCTGCGGGCAACCTGCCCAATGTGGCGCAGTCGCTGCGGGCACGCTGGCCTGAGGTAAAAATTATCATCGCCGGTGATAACGATTTTCAGGACGGGGGGGAGAATCCCGGCAGAGCCTTTGCTGAACGGGCGGCAAAAGCTGTTGGCGGCTGGATGACGCTGCCACCAGGAGAGATTAAGGCTGACTGGAATGACTTTCATCGGGAGCACGGTATTACCCGTGCCCGTGAAGCCTTTCGCAACGGTCTGGTACTGTGCGGGGAAGGCCGCACGCAACTGCCGCACGGGTTCCGTCTTACCCAGGAATATCTCTGGTATGAAAAGCAGGTACAGCGCAACGGTGAGACGGAGATCCAGAACGTCAAAATATGCAGCCCGCTGCGCGTGACGGCAATCACCTGCGATGCCGATGGCGGTAACTTCGGACGACTGCTGGAATGGGAAGATACGTGGGGTGAGTGTCGCCGCTGGGCGATGCCGATGGAAATGCTGAGCGGCAGTGGTGAGGAACTGCGCCGGGTACTGCTGGTTAACGGGCTGTCTTATATCAGCACCACCGGTGAGGCACGCGCACGCCTGATGGAATATATCTCACTGTGTAAACCGGAACGCCGCGTGACCTGCGTCAGTCGTACTGGCTGGCATGGTCAGGTTTACGTCCTGCAGGATGAGGTCAGCGGTGAAGGTGCAGAGGGTGTCATTCTCCAGACCACTTCCGTGCAGGGGCGTGATTTCCGCGTGTCGGGCACAACAGAGGAATGGCGGGAGCATGTATCCCGCTACTGTACCGGCAACTCCCGCGTGGCATTTGCTGTCAGCCTGGCCTTTGCTGCACCACTGTTACGGCTGGTTGGTATGGACGGCGGCGGCTACCACCTAAAAGGGGAATCGACAGACGGTAAGACCACCACCATGAAAGCGGCAACCTCCGTCTGCGGCGGGCCTGACTACTGGCAGACATGGCGGGCCACCGGCAACGCGCTGGAGGGATGCGCCAGCCGCCGCAACGATGCCGCCATGATGCTTGATGAGATCCGGGAAGTTGACGGACGCGAGGCAGGCAATATCGCCTACATGCTGGCAAACGGTCAGGGCAAGGGCCGTGCCGGTACGGACGGTGAGCTGCGTACCCGTAAGCAGTGGCGCCTGTTGTTCTTTTCAACTGGCGAGTTGTCTCTGACCGAACATGCGGCAAAGGCCGGTGAGCGTACTTTTGCCGGGATGGAAGTCAGGATGATCCAGATCCCAAGCGATTCCGGGAAGTTTGGCGTTTTTGAGGAGCTGCACGGCTTCGACAGCGGCAAGGCTCTGGCAGAGCATCTTGAATGGGCCACGTCCTGCTACTACGGTTCGCCGTTCCGGGAGTGGCTGAAAGCACTGACCGCTGATCTTAACGGACTAACGGCACAGGCAAAATCGCTGATGAAGGAATATGCTGCCGCCCTGACTCCTAAAGATGCAGGCAATCAGGTGGGCCGGGCTGTGAACCGCTTTGCACTGGTGGCGATGGCAGGTGAACTGGCAACCCGTCTGGGTATCACCGGCTGGCCTGAGGGTGAAGCACTGCGGGCAACCCGCGTCTGCCTGAACGCATGGCTGAAAGATCGCGGGCACACCGCCAATCAGGAAGATATCGCCGCACTGGAGCAGGTTCGCAGTTTCTTTACCGCGAATCAGTACAGCCGCTTTGCAGACTGGTATGACGAGCGCAACCGCCCCGGCAATATGGTGGGCTGGCGCAGGGTGGAGAAAGGCAGTACCGCGCAGGGCACGGAAGCTGTCACTACGTTCTATGTCATGCCGTCCGGCTGGAAAGAAATCTGCAGGGGATTTGACCCGCGCAAGGTGGCGCGTCTGTGCGCAGATCGTGGATACCTGCTGCCCTCCACTGATGGCAAACTCCAGACAACCATTCGCCCGCCAGAGATGAATCCCCGCAGGCTCTATGTCTTCAACAGCGAGGTGCCGGGTTAA
- a CDS encoding phage polarity suppression protein, whose amino-acid sequence MTARGTPDQALTSFRNARILWAGHSETRKAVEQQIASLLAATEKPTDYARQLELLRERLDVLKWQINCAARECIYSQHLLMEACTEAALSNFMQANGAALTSALAPFLKGRGGVDVASRILRSALVRQLAITPPEIAGDYREILDESGLMPDPGMIRDCQGSYTPAQHLRFQQRLNDINDIQE is encoded by the coding sequence ATGACGGCCCGAGGCACACCTGACCAGGCACTTACCAGTTTTCGGAATGCCCGTATTCTGTGGGCCGGACATAGTGAGACCCGAAAAGCCGTTGAACAACAGATAGCATCTCTCCTCGCTGCCACAGAAAAACCAACAGATTATGCCCGACAGCTCGAATTACTGCGGGAACGTCTGGATGTGCTGAAATGGCAAATTAACTGTGCTGCTCGCGAATGCATTTACTCGCAGCATTTATTGATGGAGGCCTGCACTGAAGCTGCTCTCAGCAATTTTATGCAGGCGAATGGGGCAGCCCTGACATCTGCACTGGCTCCGTTCCTGAAGGGGCGCGGAGGGGTTGACGTTGCGTCCCGTATATTACGCAGTGCTCTGGTTCGCCAGCTGGCAATAACACCGCCTGAAATTGCCGGGGATTATCGTGAGATCCTGGATGAATCCGGTTTGATGCCAGACCCCGGGATGATTCGTGATTGCCAGGGCTCTTACACCCCGGCACAACATCTGCGTTTTCAGCAACGCCTGAATGACATTAACGATATACAGGAGTGA
- a CDS encoding DUF5375 family protein, with amino-acid sequence MNQPQVSIFPAEMTTALYRRAIASAWRQKMLNETGSDQYGPHSLTVERIEMAIALHIECVLINEYGEVQGAAAALALLTDMLEPSLLTAPPVLTARGCEVMAEMYRTLPAAFDDFCSTGVTLYEGEV; translated from the coding sequence ATGAACCAGCCGCAGGTTTCCATTTTCCCGGCAGAAATGACCACCGCGCTTTACCGGCGGGCTATTGCTTCAGCATGGCGGCAGAAAATGCTGAACGAAACTGGTAGTGATCAGTATGGTCCGCACAGCCTGACGGTGGAGCGTATTGAAATGGCCATTGCGCTGCATATCGAGTGCGTACTGATTAACGAGTACGGCGAAGTGCAGGGCGCCGCTGCCGCGCTGGCACTGCTGACTGACATGCTGGAGCCATCACTGCTGACCGCGCCGCCGGTACTGACCGCGCGCGGCTGTGAAGTGATGGCGGAGATGTACCGCACGCTTCCGGCGGCCTTTGATGACTTCTGCAGTACCGGTGTGACGTTGTATGAGGGGGAAGTATGA
- a CDS encoding tyrosine-type recombinase/integrase — MAINVLSPKQIENAKPKTNDYKLTDGGSLYLLVRKTGGKYWRMNYRFDGKQVTLALGVYPDVSLATARKRRDEARQLLADGRDPREAKKPKKEDPISPTFESVAREWHSGTMGHPEWKEITRKKILREMENHLFPAIGSKPIDTLKTRDLMPMLVEMTEKGIGATTSRVKTTMTSIFRYAVQRGIVDYNPAHDLKGAITAPKVRHRPALPLERLPELLAKTRSYTGRPLTRLAVLFSLHTFVRSSELRHARWEEIDIENGLWTIPGQREEIAGVKFSDRGAKMGAAHYVPLSSQAIGVLEDIRKISGEYLLVFPGDSNPYKPMSENTVNKALRTMGYDTQTDVCLHGFRAMACSALTESGLWSRDAVERQMSHQERNEVRAAYVHLAQHMQERRRMMQWWSNYLELNKDEFHAPYDLSGINIIN, encoded by the coding sequence ATGGCCATTAATGTGCTTTCCCCCAAACAGATAGAAAACGCCAAGCCGAAGACCAATGATTACAAACTTACCGATGGAGGGAGTTTGTATCTACTGGTACGAAAGACTGGTGGAAAATACTGGCGTATGAATTATCGTTTTGATGGAAAACAAGTGACATTGGCATTAGGGGTCTACCCAGATGTCTCACTTGCAACAGCGCGGAAACGGCGTGATGAAGCCAGGCAACTACTAGCCGATGGCCGTGATCCTCGCGAAGCAAAGAAACCCAAAAAGGAAGACCCAATTTCCCCCACGTTCGAGAGTGTTGCCAGAGAGTGGCATAGTGGAACGATGGGGCATCCTGAGTGGAAAGAGATCACCCGTAAAAAAATTCTCCGAGAAATGGAAAACCACCTCTTTCCTGCCATCGGTTCAAAGCCTATCGATACGCTCAAAACCCGTGACTTGATGCCGATGCTGGTTGAGATGACTGAGAAAGGAATTGGTGCCACAACGAGCCGGGTAAAAACCACTATGACGAGCATCTTCCGTTATGCCGTGCAACGTGGAATTGTCGATTACAACCCTGCCCACGATCTAAAAGGTGCAATTACGGCCCCCAAAGTACGACATCGCCCCGCACTACCTCTCGAACGTTTACCTGAACTGTTAGCGAAAACGAGAAGTTACACGGGAAGACCATTGACTCGCCTAGCAGTTCTCTTTTCCCTGCACACTTTTGTGCGATCCAGCGAACTACGACATGCCAGATGGGAGGAGATCGACATTGAAAATGGGCTATGGACGATACCAGGACAACGTGAAGAGATCGCAGGGGTTAAATTCTCAGATCGGGGTGCAAAGATGGGGGCTGCTCATTATGTCCCGCTATCTAGTCAGGCTATCGGGGTACTGGAGGATATAAGGAAAATCAGTGGTGAATATCTGCTGGTTTTCCCCGGTGACAGCAACCCATATAAACCGATGAGCGAAAACACAGTTAATAAAGCACTGCGAACGATGGGTTACGACACTCAAACTGATGTATGCTTACATGGGTTCAGGGCGATGGCCTGCTCTGCACTGACCGAATCAGGACTCTGGTCACGCGATGCAGTTGAACGGCAGATGAGTCACCAAGAAAGAAACGAAGTGCGGGCAGCATATGTGCATCTTGCGCAGCACATGCAGGAACGCCGCAGAATGATGCAATGGTGGTCTAATTATCTGGAACTAAATAAGGACGAATTTCATGCTCCTTATGACTTATCAGGTATTAACATTATCAATTAA
- a CDS encoding helix-turn-helix transcriptional regulator — MTLKTYPITGHARPRATADFLQISTVTLWRWEKNNPEFPKSIRISKRVSVYDAQEIRQWVKAQSAGLEEVV, encoded by the coding sequence ATGACATTAAAAACTTATCCTATCACTGGACATGCCCGCCCACGAGCTACTGCTGACTTTTTGCAAATAAGTACGGTTACTCTCTGGCGCTGGGAAAAGAACAATCCTGAATTTCCCAAATCTATACGCATTTCAAAACGGGTATCTGTTTACGATGCACAAGAAATTAGGCAGTGGGTTAAAGCTCAATCAGCAGGATTGGAGGAAGTAGTGTAA
- a CDS encoding ogr/Delta-like zinc finger family protein — MALKCPECGTVAHARTAAYEAPSVKRSWYQCQNLECSCTFTALESVDKIIMKPRRNEQEPDKSQTPVKQQQTLNRYGSASKLSSRQQIPV; from the coding sequence ATGGCACTTAAATGTCCGGAATGCGGTACAGTTGCACACGCCAGAACAGCAGCCTATGAAGCTCCGTCAGTTAAACGCTCGTGGTATCAGTGCCAGAATCTGGAATGTTCCTGCACATTTACGGCACTGGAGAGTGTGGATAAGATAATCATGAAACCCCGGCGCAATGAACAGGAACCAGACAAATCACAAACCCCGGTAAAACAACAGCAAACGCTCAATCGCTATGGCTCCGCGTCAAAACTGTCAAGCCGTCAGCAGATTCCTGTCTGA
- a CDS encoding septation initiation protein, with the protein MNNTAVNNNLSTFPAVTQRALETMNTARNAWLEARRQQKAAADNIATIRQRRAEMEATTNTLNEEWRTLFRESQGVVSKEMKKLRTEIALGRETLEDFDELLAAQESENALLPQKAAELAGKYIHAHNILVDIRAKQIWEDFMQSHGKALIQTLSLLKSTMGREASAVVGVVNSVNDPDTVLKDFIHKHITRPALANDAMPEQDPVFKLAGVAPDYAARLDFSNQLSPAAMHKIKVRQELAEKEKAV; encoded by the coding sequence ATGAACAACACCGCAGTGAATAACAACCTTTCCACTTTTCCGGCTGTAACGCAGCGGGCACTGGAAACCATGAACACAGCCAGAAACGCATGGCTTGAAGCACGTCGTCAGCAGAAAGCGGCAGCGGATAATATTGCGACAATCCGCCAGCGTCGCGCTGAAATGGAAGCCACGACGAACACACTGAATGAGGAGTGGCGCACGCTGTTTCGTGAAAGTCAGGGCGTGGTCTCAAAGGAAATGAAAAAACTGCGCACGGAAATTGCGCTGGGACGAGAAACGCTTGAGGATTTTGATGAGCTGCTGGCGGCTCAGGAAAGCGAAAATGCACTTTTGCCGCAGAAAGCTGCGGAATTAGCCGGAAAGTATATCCACGCGCATAACATTCTTGTGGATATTCGCGCAAAACAAATCTGGGAAGATTTTATGCAGTCGCATGGAAAAGCGCTTATTCAGACGCTGAGCCTGCTTAAATCCACAATGGGCCGGGAAGCCAGTGCCGTTGTGGGTGTGGTGAATTCAGTTAATGACCCGGACACAGTGCTGAAAGACTTTATTCATAAACATATCACCAGACCGGCTCTGGCTAACGATGCGATGCCTGAACAGGACCCGGTGTTTAAACTGGCGGGAGTTGCCCCGGATTATGCGGCGCGTCTGGATTTCAGTAATCAACTCTCTCCGGCAGCTATGCATAAAATAAAGGTTCGTCAGGAACTTGCTGAGAAGGAGAAAGCTGTATGA
- a CDS encoding MFS transporter, with amino-acid sequence MSNTEAAPHDPKQMRKLVIASVLGNALEWYDFFLYGTAAALVFGPLFFPVGGDPLQGTLLAFSGFAVGFLARPLGGIVFGHLGDRYSRKMTLIMTLTLMGATTFVIGLLPVYSQIGIWAPICLITLRFLQGVASGGEWGGGVLMLSENAPASRRGFFTAWSQMGVSGGFVLSAFAFYLVQKLPESDFMTWGWRVPFLLSLLIFLVGVYIRKNIRESEAFQQAKPEDKHEKIPLLVLLREHPKALMQAIALRLPENGASYIFFTFSVVYAKHIGISTSIIISAVTLAMLIEFFSILFWGALSDRIGLKRVYYIGVIGLLVMAFPFFWLVSTGEYSWIMLAMFLGLPVCHGAMIGTQPCIMSDLFPVRVRYSGLALGHEVGSIFSGGLGPMLAVALLIEFDSAWPVSLLLIVYALLAWIALLSLPSQETPVLSKPGNPMPYNEI; translated from the coding sequence ATGAGCAATACCGAAGCAGCACCGCACGACCCAAAGCAAATGCGTAAACTGGTGATCGCCTCCGTTCTGGGCAATGCGCTGGAATGGTATGACTTCTTTCTCTATGGCACGGCGGCGGCGTTAGTCTTCGGCCCGCTCTTTTTCCCGGTCGGCGGCGACCCGCTACAGGGCACATTACTGGCATTTTCCGGCTTTGCGGTCGGTTTTCTGGCGCGCCCGCTGGGCGGCATTGTCTTTGGTCACTTAGGCGATCGCTACAGCCGTAAGATGACGTTAATCATGACGTTAACGCTGATGGGCGCGACAACCTTCGTCATCGGCCTGTTGCCGGTTTACAGCCAGATTGGCATCTGGGCGCCGATTTGTCTGATCACACTGCGTTTTTTACAAGGCGTGGCCTCGGGCGGCGAGTGGGGCGGCGGCGTATTGATGCTGAGTGAAAACGCCCCGGCATCCAGGCGCGGCTTCTTTACCGCCTGGAGCCAGATGGGCGTTTCCGGCGGCTTTGTGCTCTCGGCGTTTGCTTTTTACCTGGTGCAGAAGTTGCCGGAATCCGACTTTATGACCTGGGGCTGGCGCGTGCCGTTCCTGCTGAGCCTGCTGATTTTCCTGGTTGGTGTGTATATTCGCAAAAACATCCGCGAAAGCGAGGCTTTCCAGCAGGCGAAGCCGGAAGACAAACATGAAAAAATACCGTTGCTGGTGCTGCTGCGCGAACATCCGAAAGCGCTGATGCAGGCGATTGCCCTGCGTCTGCCGGAGAACGGCGCATCCTATATTTTCTTCACCTTCTCGGTGGTGTACGCCAAACATATTGGTATATCAACGAGCATTATTATCAGCGCGGTGACGCTGGCGATGCTGATTGAGTTTTTCTCGATCCTGTTCTGGGGTGCGCTCTCCGATCGCATCGGCCTGAAACGCGTCTATTACATCGGCGTGATTGGCCTGCTGGTGATGGCTTTCCCGTTCTTCTGGCTGGTTTCGACCGGTGAATACAGCTGGATTATGCTGGCGATGTTCCTTGGTCTTCCGGTGTGTCACGGGGCGATGATTGGCACGCAGCCGTGCATTATGAGTGATTTGTTCCCGGTGCGCGTGCGCTACTCCGGCCTGGCGCTGGGCCATGAAGTGGGATCTATCTTCTCCGGTGGGCTGGGGCCGATGCTCGCTGTCGCACTGTTAATCGAATTTGACTCCGCCTGGCCAGTATCGCTGCTGCTGATTGTCTATGCGCTACTGGCGTGGATTGCGTTATTAAGCCTGCCTTCGCAGGAGACGCCTGTCCTGAGCAAACCGGGAAACCCCATGCCTTACAATGAAATCTAA
- a CDS encoding host cell division inhibitor Icd-like protein yields MAKQKCTWLFAAINRSQRNARPVMLRITADNERSARRRLAPDYVLSFAGRIPCGGEHA; encoded by the coding sequence ATGGCTAAACAGAAGTGTACCTGGTTATTTGCGGCGATCAACCGCAGTCAACGTAATGCCCGTCCGGTGATGTTAAGGATCACCGCAGATAACGAACGATCAGCGCGGCGCAGACTTGCCCCGGACTATGTACTGAGCTTTGCCGGGCGCATTCCCTGCGGAGGTGAACATGCGTAA
- a CDS encoding YecA family protein: MLKVINKGQGVNQTEKRLIELANSAFIGLWSYPNVYSDEGLSKNKSGKEVCDLLVVFEDNVILFSDKDINFNEEIEVSVAWKRWFKRSITESAVQLHGAEKFLKDHHGRLFLDKKCKVPFPVKINRDMRFFLIAVTNNSSVPASNFFSRIAEGSSGTLMNVFSFGIKESMEQPFSIGDIYPNKTFVHVLDELSLNLLLSELDTITDFVSYLKEKERVVRSGLLRLSPGEDDTLAAYLSGHGVIVDEKLVPENTFVQIAENEWEVLKKSPQYDYYKAMKKGSVFWDEMIQRLSESILTATVGLGIENDFHSHEETVRQLAAESRVSRYHLSKAFIEKFKQVPTNRRSSRIVESIDEKGKYYIFLFFPRDEGLSYEKYRLERFSCVQMYALVAKYKYSQIKKLIIIATESKDSEGRSEDVVYCKFDEPLTKDERLLAKKSMKEYSVLTDILPKPTSYMSTFPIVNNEKKMGRNEPCYCGSGKKFKKCHG, encoded by the coding sequence ATGTTAAAAGTGATTAACAAAGGGCAGGGAGTTAATCAAACTGAAAAAAGATTAATAGAACTGGCTAATAGTGCGTTTATTGGTTTATGGTCATATCCTAATGTGTATAGTGATGAAGGGCTTTCTAAAAACAAATCGGGGAAGGAGGTGTGTGATTTATTAGTTGTTTTTGAAGATAATGTGATTTTATTTTCAGATAAGGATATTAACTTTAACGAAGAGATTGAAGTTTCTGTAGCATGGAAAAGATGGTTTAAAAGATCCATAACTGAATCGGCTGTTCAGTTACATGGGGCAGAGAAGTTTTTAAAAGATCATCATGGACGATTGTTCTTAGATAAAAAATGCAAAGTTCCCTTTCCAGTTAAAATAAATAGAGATATGAGGTTTTTCCTTATCGCTGTAACCAATAATAGTTCGGTTCCTGCATCTAATTTTTTTTCACGTATAGCTGAAGGGAGTTCTGGTACTCTCATGAATGTTTTCTCATTTGGAATAAAGGAAAGTATGGAGCAACCTTTTTCCATTGGAGATATTTATCCAAATAAAACATTTGTTCATGTGTTAGATGAATTGTCATTAAATCTCTTATTGTCGGAGTTAGATACAATTACTGACTTTGTTAGTTACTTGAAAGAGAAGGAACGTGTTGTCCGTTCTGGCCTTCTGAGATTAAGTCCAGGAGAAGATGATACTTTGGCTGCATATTTGAGCGGGCATGGGGTGATTGTAGATGAGAAATTGGTACCTGAAAATACATTTGTGCAAATAGCAGAAAATGAGTGGGAAGTGTTAAAAAAATCTCCTCAGTATGATTATTACAAGGCAATGAAAAAAGGAAGTGTGTTTTGGGATGAAATGATACAGAGACTTTCGGAATCAATTCTTACTGCAACTGTAGGTTTGGGTATAGAAAATGACTTTCATAGTCATGAGGAAACAGTTAGACAACTGGCAGCAGAAAGCAGAGTGTCAAGATATCATCTTTCTAAGGCATTTATAGAAAAGTTCAAACAGGTTCCTACTAATAGAAGAAGTTCTAGGATTGTTGAGTCGATTGACGAAAAAGGCAAATATTATATTTTTTTGTTCTTTCCGCGTGATGAAGGGTTATCATATGAAAAATATAGATTGGAGCGTTTTTCTTGCGTGCAAATGTATGCACTAGTGGCGAAGTATAAATACAGTCAAATTAAGAAGTTGATAATTATTGCAACGGAAAGCAAAGATTCTGAGGGCCGTTCTGAAGATGTTGTTTATTGTAAGTTTGATGAGCCACTTACAAAGGATGAGCGCTTATTAGCGAAAAAATCCATGAAGGAGTATAGCGTTCTTACAGACATCTTGCCTAAGCCGACATCATATATGTCTACATTCCCTATAGTTAATAATGAAAAAAAAATGGGAAGAAATGAGCCTTGCTATTGTGGCTCAGGAAAAAAATTCAAAAAATGTCATGGGTAG